The Canis lupus dingo isolate Sandy chromosome 18, ASM325472v2, whole genome shotgun sequence genome includes the window ACTAACACAATTCTATCCAATATGGTGTTGGAGGTCCAAGCCATtgtaataaatatcaaaataaaacagcCATTATTTGCAGGTGATGTGATTgtgtacatagaaaacacaaaggaatCTGCAGATAAACCATTGAGAGTTGAGCAGGGTCACTGGATATGAGATCAATATTCAAGGCAGTAGAATGTAACTGTGAATGGGATATTTGAGGAAGAATATAGTGATATCTGATGGCAAGTAGGATCGTCAGGATCTCCAGGACACACACATTCGGACCCTGCAGAGGGGGCTTGTCAGTCTCTCCAGAGTGCACCAACCACCTTCTCTAAACCTTTGACAAATCTCTCTACCTCAGCGCCCCATTCCAGCTTCAGGAGTTTTGAGGCTGGATTTCCCTCTCACAAATAACCTACCTGCCTAACAAAAGTCTGGTTTGCATCCTACCCCTTTCCCAGTGCAAGAAACAAAGGGTCTCCAAATCCccaggacagggcagccccacACAGCTTCACCTTGGAGCAGCATCCCTGCATAGTGCATCCTTACCATTTCTCCCAGCCCTCAGACCCCAGCTCAGGGAACCCcaaatggagaaagaagcaggcttgtCAGATTCAGAGCAGAGAATTCAGCATAATGAGAAAAACCTGAGATTCTAAGCACGGGGCCAGCGGtggatggagaaaataaagaaaaatccagacAGAGATCCCACAGAGGCACATTGGCAGCCATGACCCAACTGTCCCACAAACAGACTTGATACCAAGAGCCCAGGATTCAACTTCTaatctctctcccactgcctagAAGCTTCCTTCGTGTGCATCATGTGCCCAGCTGCCCAGGGATGGCACAAAACCTGCTCTGGCTCCCAAGACGGGGTAAAGGCGGACTTGCCACCTGCAAAGTTACGTAGGTGCAACAGCAGTCTCCTAGTACACCACCAGGAGGTCAGGGGGCAGAAAGGCTCAAGGGCCAAATTAAGTTGTTCAAAAACAATGGTTTGTTAAATCAGTAACAAGAAACAGGGAGAAGCAAGTGGAAAGAGTCGTATTTTGGAGACCTTTCAGGCAGAGTGGAAGAACCACAGTCCATGgatcctgtgtgtctgtgtgttcgCACGTGCACGTgcccagtgtgtgtgtatgtgtgcctgcATGTGCCTGCATCTCCCTGTCactctcatgttctctttctctgtcacacCAGCATCCCTACTGACACATGGCAGTGAGAACATTGAGTGGAAGATAATCAAAGGGAGTCAGAGGACAGAAGGTGCCTGGAGCCATCAGGTGTCCCCATAGGAACGGTGCAGGAGCGAGTGTGCCTCGCCTGTGACAGGCTGGGCACCCATGCCTTTTATTGGCACGTCCTGGGCAGAAAACAAGTAGAACCAAAAGTGGGCAGGAGCCCAGCGCACTGATTTAAGATCTCATGAATACCAAGTGCTTCACGGAACTGCCTCATGTGCTGCACAATTTCCCGGTCCTTTCATGCGTTCTTATAAATATTCATCATACATATTCTCCACTTCCCTTCTCACAAGCTCCCCGGCTCTATACTtagtttctcttcttccctttttttattatttttttggcttaaacaacagaaatttatattctcatggttctggacgctagaagcccaagatcaagggtgTTGccaggtttggtttctttttttttttttttttttttttttttggtctttgttttttaattgaagtatagttgacacagtTTCTCTTATCTGAGagaattattcttaaataaaCAGGCATTGCATTTCCCCCTGTCAGAAGGATGAAGGATAGTCAACCCCATCCTCAAGATAAAGTCAAGCCCTGTCACATCTCAGAGCCACATCTCAGGCATGACTCATGCCCACAACTTAATAGAAAGAAACAGGAACTGAAGCCACAGCCATTCACAGGGAAAGAGAGGTGGGATATCTCAGGTGGCGGGGACAGATGCCAGAGCAGCTGCTGTGAGAAGGAAAGGCTGGCCCCACAGGAAGCATCCAAAGCCTGTGACACCACAGGTGTAAGTTGGGACCAGCAGGCAGTATCGTTGGGAGTGCTCTAGGAGGTGACATTCACAACGAATGCAGTGTGAGGAGGTCCCCCAGAGTGGTGAAACGTGGTCCTGGGCCAGGGTGGCTGAGTACGTGAAGAGGAACTCAGGTGGAGAgcacccgggggtgggggggtggggggggaggatcGTGATTTATCTTCCTTTATCTTCGTTAGTGCTTTTAGCaatttgaagatgaaataaaggAACACACACAAGCTATTGCGAAACTACACACGTTAGtttctattgttattattatggaTGATATTCTgtgtcatgagaaaaaaataaataaccttattGGGTCTCAGGTCttatgagaaagaggaagaagatcaCTCACAACCTCCCTACTGTTAATGAGGGGGGGAATTAATTGCCTCAAGCCTCTAGGAAGGTGATACTGTGTGAGTGGGTTTCTGTGCAATTCTTCTCCCCTCTGGAGCCTCACACTCATTAAACTTGAAGAGGGGCCCCCAGAGGAGAGACTTGGTAAATGAGGAGGGTCAGCCCTATACATGAGGCCCCAGGGGGTCCCTCACCTCACATGCCAACAGGGGCTGCCTCTCCCTAGGCATCCTGGATCGCCAGTGgttggcttcctgctcagctccTGGGACCATCTAAAATGAGGCAATTCTCACAGGTCCAGGTGGAAAGGCCAGATAAAAACTCAACCAGTAGCCTTCCCAGGAAAGAGAGATCCAAAAGTCAGCCAGGACTGACTGGGAGCACCTGCCTCTGGAGCTGGCCTGAAGCAGCCACTTCGCAGGGAGGGAAAGTCACACCAGGGGTCTCCGGAGGCTGGGCTCAGAGGGAGATGGTCCCTGCTTCTCCACAGGTCAGTATGCTCGCAGGTGGTCCCCACCTCTTCTCCTTGGCTCCCCTTCTTCCGTGTCCCCTCCAGTCCCCATTTAGAAATCATAACAAgcagtggatttttttctctctgccaaaCACACTGGCAAGTGCTTCAAATGCATCGTGTCATGTAATCTTCACAGCAGCTCTAAGAGTAGCTACTGTCATTCCCACTTTGCAGAAGACAAAACTGAGTGAGTTTCAAtaacttgcccgaggtcacaaaACCAGTCATGGCTGACAGTGGGATTCAAAATCCAGATTGGCCAATCCCATGCTCTTCACTGTGAGGCAATGGTGCTTCCCCAGAACTAGTCACTGGCCCCAGTAGCCAGCAATGGATGGAAGAAACTTTCCCAAAAGGCAAtgaaaggggacacctgggtggctcagtggttgagtgtctgccttcgactcagggcgtgatcccggggtcctgggatcgagtcctgcatcaggctcctctccctgtggctctcatgaataaatgaatagagtcttaaaaaaaaaaaaaaaaaaagcaatgaaaggtTCAACTATTTTGTGGTCCAGTTTGCAATGGTTGGGGGCTGATGAAGGAAGAAGGATGTAGACTTTCTCTACAGCCCAGCTGTTCTAGGACATTTAGGTTCACCATTGTTCTGTGGGGCTGGGCTCTCAATGCCAGACGTTCAAAGTCTGCATGTactcctgggctctggggctctgggtCAATAAGTTGTCTCTTGAGATCCCATCAGTGAGACCGTCCCTAAGCTTGGTTATTATGTTCAACGCGTCTCCTCTATTCACTTACATAAAaacatcttctttaaaaaactacttCAATATCCTACCCAGAGGACAGTGAGTTTTCCTTCTTGGAAGGAAGGAGGCTCTCCCATGGCCCAGGCAGTGTCTGCCATCCTTGTATCTGGGCTGGAAGGAGAGTGTCTGCTTCTCAGGGGCTCTCAGGCATGTCCCCTAACTTCATGACACTCCCCCCTTCAGCCTCCCCACTCACTTCCAGACCTTCACCCCAAATGTGAGGTCACTTTCAGGATCAGCCTTGACACAGAGGCCCCTAGGAGGGTGTTTCACAGTCAGGAACTAGGagccttctctctgtccctctccgcTGGTGTCCAACTGGCACAGGAGCTCAATCCCCTCAGGCTGCCCCTTGGCTTGTCTCAAACTGGAGCCAGAATATAAGTCAGCTGCAGATCTAGTTAAAATGCAAATCCGACTCAGTAGTTGGTCTGGGGTGGGACCAGATTCTGCAATTCTAAGGAGCACCCCCGGTGATGTCGAAACTGCAGGTGTACAAGGCTCACTTTGGTGACCAGGTGCTAAAGATCAGTGACCACAGCTCCTGAGCACTGTTCCATCTGACTgcaagtgagaaagaaaaagaagcaagagaaagctAGACAGGGCCCCCGCTACAAACTGCcaagtttcttctctttctctccctctccccacaactCCCTGCCAAAAACAGTCTTTTATTGAGGGTCTCCATGCTCTAGATTGCAAATTGCTTTAACCCTAAATTGCTTTAAGATGGATGCTGTTTTGTTGCTCATTGTAAACGAGTGGCAACGATTCCAATGCCCCTCAGTGGGAAACTGCTGAAGTGGTATAAAATGCAACCTTGTGTAGCCTTTGGTGGGGAAAGATGGGCAGCCCTTCATTACTGTCCTGGAAAGAGCCCCAGAATAAGTTgttaaaaaaacagcaacaagGTACAGAACAATGTGTATAGTTTGCTAccatttgtatcttttaaaagagaggagaaaatttaGGTTCACATATTGCTTATATAAGCAGTGACTAACCAGGAAACATACCCAAGAGACTGGTAGCTTCTGAGGCAGAGCTAAGCAGCTGGAGAATCAGAAGGGAGTGAGCAGGATGACTTATTTTCAATTGTAGTCCCTTCTGAATTTTGTACCATTGGAATATATTTCctgctcaaaaaaaaacaaaaacaaaaacaaaaattgaaagacAATCCCCTTGATCTTTCTATCCTTCCATATACCCAAAAATTGAATGAAATTGATTCACTCAACACTTTCAAGAACCCTCCTGGTGAGTCCTGGCAGGCAGAGTTGGTTCTTGGAACAGGGATGGGAGGGGCATTGCCTTGTGTTACCAACGTGTGGAGACTCCAGAAGGTATGTGTTCAGAGTCTAGAGGCTCTGGGGGTCCCGATCTCCCTGGTGGGATTCCAGGGACCCGCCACTGAGGGAAAGAACCGCAGGCCTCAGGGCTCTGCAGAAGGAAGACATTCTGCACACCTGGGTCACCTTTCCACCATCAAGTGGCTGAATTAGAATCTGTGGCTGAGAACTTAACAATGACTTCACCTGGAAAGCCTTCCTGTGAGGACCCCGTGCTGCACTTAGAATGTGTTCTGTtctcctgaggtttttttttttagtttaaacatctgactttggctggACGAATTACTGGATTTTTACCTTTCCACTTGAtaccctatcttttttttaagactttatttatttattcacgagacccagagagagagacagagacacaggcagagggagaagcagactccatgcaaggagcttgatgtgggactcgatcccgggtctccaggatcacgccctgagccaaaggcagacgctcaaccactgagccacctgggtgcccctgtcACCCTACTTCTTTATCTCTTGATTCTCATTAAGTAATTTCTCCAGCTTgtgttatttattctctttctccccagcTATGATCCCTCCCCAATGAACGGACAATTCTCCCAACCACTGTCCATATAGTCATTTCAAGTTCAAATATCAGTTCATCCTTTCTGTGACCTCAAGCAGGTTACTCAGTTCTCAAAGGAGGTCGAGGTGAGGGGCAAGCCTGACCCAGTGAAGAGCACAGAGCAGAGGTTCAATAAATATGTTCCCTCCATCATCGCAGATCTTCCTCACTCCACAACCCCTTGGGATTATTATAAGCTCCTCATTCTCTCCAAAGCACGTCCGTTTTGGCCATCTCAGTCCTCCCTGGAATCCCAAAAGCCCAAACAAGAGTTGTCCTCAGCACCAAGCAGATCAGTGCGTAGGACTCAGCTTTCTCCAGTGCTTGCCCAGGGTCATAGCACAAAGTGTAGAATAACTGGGAACACCACACAGATCTAGTGGCTCCTGGAAGAGTTCCCGGAACCACATTGTCCTCCCAGCCCGACTCCTCAGAGACTAAAGGTACCCAGTCCTATGCTCCTTCGAGATTCTTCCCTCAATATATTCAAATCTACCAGTGTATGAGCTCCCACAACCTGTCGAGTTACAGGTGACTTTTTTTGATGTCCAGATCTTTGGTGCATGGAAAGGATTATGTAAAGCCATTTGATTATAGTATTTCAAGTTGTAAATTTAGAACTTAGTTTTCCTTGGGCCATTAAatgcaactttcaaatataatcCATTGAATTGTATATCCAGTAATGTTtgttagaatttaaaacaatcgCACTTCATCTTTGGTTAATGTTCTCTTAGTTTCAAAGTCTAACTGATTAAACTCCCCCAAATAATTTAAGCACTGTTTACAGTCAAATTCTCTTAAACTATTCAAAGTCACACACCCAGAAAATCTACAGGAGCAAATTctcctaaatatttaaatactatttatacACATGATTAATTAAATGCTCtttgggcagggggatggggtgactgggtgatggacactgaggggggcacttgacgggatgagcactgggtgtcatactatatgttggcaaatcgaacgtcaatttaaaaaaatgtttttaattaaatgcttCAACCTTGCAAACTACAATCACAAATTTAATGTACCTGATTTCCCAAGCCCTTCAAATGCCTTCATGAGCATTTAAACAACTCTGGAAAATTACTAATTCAAaacctatatatttaaaaaatcagatgttCTTACGCATTTAAACAGAGTCAAATCAAACATAAATTCAGCTAATCTGATTTAGCTAATCATCCTCCTTATTTTAGGTCTAATTAAACAGATACTCTTAACTGTTTCAATCCCTCAAATGGTATATTCAATATGTATAcattcaaatatgtatttaagttcATGTTAAATGCTATAATTGTTACAAAAATTCATCATCTTACAAAGAAACCTTACCAAAATTATCAATATAGGATGCAAAGCATACACCTTTCTGAAAAGAATCACCCTAAAGCCTCCACAGCAACTGGAGTTAAAAATGTATGGTTGTCAGAGATTCAAGATGAGGGATGTGAATTCAGGGATTTGGGCCAGAACTCTGGGGCTGAAAGAGGGATGCGTGGGTGTAACTGGACAACTAGACGCCACAGGCCCCAGCTTTCAGAGGTCAAGTTTCATGGGCATCATCCTCCAATTTTGCTCTTACTCACTTCTTATCATGGTCATTCTCCAATTTTTACCACTTGGTCTGGGCAAAGGGAATTCTGAACACACCCATCTGGGTAGTAACTGTCTTTCTTGCAGCCTGAAATGCCTCGAAGAGACTCTCTATCTATCCCACAGATGTTTGCTGACCGCCTACTATGTGCTGGTCGCTGGAGACACAGCAATGAGCGAAATTGGCAAAAATGCCCGGCTCCACGGTTCTAGCATCCTAATACCAAGACAGAGATCATAGGCAGGAGCGATAAGTCGTGTGTGTGTCACATATTGGAAGGGGAAGAAGTCCTATGAGtacaaaaaagaagcagagaagagggatAGTGAGTGCTGGAGTAGGACAGGGTTTCATTGTACATAAGATGCTTAGGGAGGGCTTCACTCGCAGGTGACATTGGAGTCTGacctgaaaaaaaatgaggaaaggagcCCTGTGGCTCCTGGAGCAAGAGTGCTATGAGGCACAGGGACAGGTACTGCAGAGGTTCTGAATCACTTCTTCATGTCCTAAGAGGAGCAAAGGTGCACGAGGAGCTGGAGCAGGATAAGCGAGAGGGAAAAGAACAGACAAGAGGACAGAGAGGTGAAAGGAAATGACGCAGCAGTGGCCAACCTCACAGAGCCATTGTGAGCATCCTGCCTTTTCTTGTGGGGTGACAGCCTCTCCCTGGCTGCTCCTCCTAGGAGGCAAGCAGGACACCAGCTAAGAGCAATTGCAATAAATCAAGCGAGAAATGAGGGTGTCTTGCAAAGAAGGAGGGGGAAGTTGGGACACATTTTGAAGGTACAGCCAATAGGATTTGCTGAGGGGTTCGATGGCTAGAAGGTTCGGGCCAAAATAACTGAAAGGATCCCATTGCCATTACCCAAATGAAGAAGATTTGCTTATCTAATtgataatgaatttatatttattcattgacACCAGCACTGTGATAGATACCAGAGCACCAATTACCAAGCTATGAAGTCACTCTCCTCCTACCAAGAGTAAGAAAATCCAACAGGAAACCTGgatgggcacttttttttttttaatgttaaaatataatgcCGTGAATTCAACTGAAGGAGGCTCTGTGAGACtcaaggaagagagggaggggacagaCCTCTAAGCTGGGTTTGGAGAGATTGAAGGACATTCCAACAAGACAATATAGAATTTGAAAAGACACAGACATTGCAGTAATGTGTGTTTGTAGAAGTAAACCGTTCAGAATTGCAGGCTGAGAGCAGGACAGCACAGAGGTGTCACGGAACACAGGTGATGGGGGCAAACTGAGGGGTGCAGACGTCATGCTAAGGGAGACCGAGAACCCTCAGAGCTTCAGCATGAGTGTAACACAATGGGATCGATGTGGGGTTTGGGGACCAGTCTGCCACTAGGAGATACACATGGGCTCCTCGGTGTAGAAGATGTTGAAGACCATCTCTTTGATGacaatgttaacatttttgtATCTCCTCCCCTTGATCATTGTCCTGCGTGTAACACACCAGTGGAATGACGCTGGGGCAGAACCACACCACAGTGACAAGATTCATCCTGCTGGGCCTCACAGACCAGGCCCCCGGAAGACATCTCCTCTTCGGCATCTTCCTGCTAATCTATGCTGTGACCCTGGTGGGCAACCTGGGCATGATGGACCTGATCCGTACCAGCTCcaccctccacacccccatgtacttccTCCTGAGCGTGCTCTCCTTCCTGGATATATGCAATTCCTCTGTGTTCACCCCCAGGCTGCTGATCAGCTTCCTCACCACGGACCAGTCCATCTCGTTTGCGGGCTGTGTGGTCCAGATGGCCTTCATGATCCTCCATGGCACAGGGGAGTGCCTGCTCTTGGCCTTCATGGCCTATGACCGATTTGTGGCCATCTGCCACCCTCTCCTCTACCATACGATCATGTCCAAGCGCTTGTGCATCCAGCTGGCGGTGGTCACCTATGCGGCAGGGGTGTTCATTTCAGCTCTGCAGACGGGGAATGCCTTCATCTTGCCCTACTGTGGTCCCAACATCATTGATCACTTCTTCTGTGACATCCCCCCCGTGCTCCAACTGGCCTGCTCAGACACCACCGTAGCCAATATCATCCTGCTCTTCCTTTCTGCCTTGGTTACTGTCCCCACGGTGTCAGCCATCTTAGTCTCTTATACCTACATCCTGGTCACAATCTGTAGGATGAGGTCCCTGGAGGCCCAGCGCAAAGCTTTCTCCACTTGTGCCTCCCACCTCAttgccctctccctcttctaTGGGTCTGTGTTCTTTGTCTATGTCCAACCCAACCCAGAAAGTGCCTCAGCCTATAATAAGACCCTGTCTGTGTTCTACACCATTGTGATCCCCATGCTGAACCCCCTGGTCTACAGCCTAAGGAATAAAGATGTCAAGGCTGCTGTACAAATTAGGGTTCTTAACTTAAGCAAAAAAGGGATTTATTAGAAAGGtatctgggggc containing:
- the LOC112663151 gene encoding olfactory receptor 1009-like, which gives rise to MTLGQNHTTVTRFILLGLTDQAPGRHLLFGIFLLIYAVTLVGNLGMMDLIRTSSTLHTPMYFLLSVLSFLDICNSSVFTPRLLISFLTTDQSISFAGCVVQMAFMILHGTGECLLLAFMAYDRFVAICHPLLYHTIMSKRLCIQLAVVTYAAGVFISALQTGNAFILPYCGPNIIDHFFCDIPPVLQLACSDTTVANIILLFLSALVTVPTVSAILVSYTYILVTICRMRSLEAQRKAFSTCASHLIALSLFYGSVFFVYVQPNPESASAYNKTLSVFYTIVIPMLNPLVYSLRNKDVKAAVQIRVLNLSKKGIY